Proteins from one Meriones unguiculatus strain TT.TT164.6M chromosome 10, Bangor_MerUng_6.1, whole genome shotgun sequence genomic window:
- the Setd6 gene encoding N-lysine methyltransferase SETD6 isoform X2 — translation MAAPAKRARVGGCPSVAAPCPAPRVARAPLPASGPGRGHVTSFSPLAAAGPSGGEPRGDAVAGFLRWCAGVGLELSPKVAVTRQGTVAGYGMVALESVQPGELLFAVPRSALLSPHTCSISGLLERERGALQSLSGWVPLLLALLHELQAPASPWSPYIALWPELGRLEHPMFWPEEERLRLLKGTGVPEAVEKDLVNIRSEYYSIVLPFMEAHSDLFSPAVRSLELYRQLVALVMAYSFQEPLEEDDDEKEPNSPLMVPAADILNHIANHNANLEYSADSLRMVATQPIPKGHEIFNTYGQMANWQLIHMYGFAEPYPDNTNDTADIQMVTVRDAALQGTKDETERLLLCERWDFLCKLDMVGEEGAFVIGREEVLTEEELATTLKVLCMSPEEFRAYEERPGWGEEEREEDGLAIINIPKLQESWRQLLRDSILLTLQTYATDLKTEQDLLGNKEVYAQLSWREQQALQNVTI, via the exons ATGGCGGCCCCGGCCAAGCGCGCGCGGGTAGGTGGCTGCCCGTCCGTCGCCGCGCCCTGCCCGGCCCCGAGGGTTGCCCGCGCGCCCCTGCCAGCTTCGGGCCCCGGGCGCGGCCACGTCACTTCCTTTTCCCCGCTGGCGGCGGCGGGGCCCAGCGGAGGCGAGCCCAGGGGCGACGCCGTGGCCGGCTTCCTGCGCTGGTGCGCCGGAGTGGGGCTGGAGCTGAGTCCCAAAGTGGCGGTGACCCGGCAGGGCACGGTGGCCGGCTACGGCATGGTGGCGCTGGAGAGCGTGCAGCCCGGGGAGCTGCTGTTCGCCGTGCCGCGCTCCGCGCTCCTGTCTCCCCACACCTGTTCCATCAGCGGCCTGCTGGAGCGAG AGCGAGGCGCCCTGCAGAGCCTGTCGGGGTGGGTGCCGCTGCTGCTGGCGCTGCTCCACGAGCTGCAGGCCCCAGCCTCACCCTGGAGCCCCTACATCGCGCTCTGGCCGGAGCTGGGACGTTTGGAGCATCCCATGTTTTG GCCAGAGGAGGAGCGGCTGCGCCTTCTAAAGGGTACCGGTGTTCCGGAGGCGGTGGAGAAGGATTTGGTGAACATCCGTAGCGAATACTATTCCATCGTCCTACCCTTCATGGAGGCTCATTCGGATCTCTTCAGCCCCGCCGTTCGCTCCCTGGAACTCTATCGCCAGCTCGTGGCCCTTGTGATGGCTTATAG CTTTCAAGAACCTCtggaggaagatgatgatgaaaAGGAGCCCAACTCCCCCTTGATGGTGCCTGCTGCAGACATACTAAACCACATAGCCAATCATAATGCCAATCTAGAGTACTCTGCA GATTCTCTCCGGATGGTAGCTACTCAGCCCATTCCTAAAGGTCATGAAATCTTCAACACATACGGGCAGATGGCTAACTGGCAACTGATTCATATGTATGGTTTTGCTGAGCCCTACCCTGACAACACAAATGACACAGCTGACATTCAGATGGTGACAGTCCGAGATGCTGCGCTGCAGG GAACAAAGGATGAAACTGAAAGGCTGCTCTTGTGTGAACGCTGGGATTTCTTGTGCAAACTCGACATGGTAGGTGAAGAAGGAGCCTTTGTAATTGGTCGTGAGGAGGTGCTGACTGAAGAAGAGCTAGCCACCACACTCAAG GTACTGTGCATGTCTCCTGAGGAGTTTAGAGCCTATGAAGAGCGGCCTGgctggggagaggaagaaagggaagaggacggCTTGGCCATCATAAATATTCCCAAGCTCCAAGAGTCATGGAGACAGCTCCTTCGAGACAGCATTCTGTTGACCCTACAGACCTATGCCACAGACTTAAAAACTGAGCAAGATTTACTTGGTAATAAGGAGGTCTATGCCCAGCTCAGCTGGCGGGAACAGCAAGCCTTACAG AATGTCACAATTTGA
- the Setd6 gene encoding N-lysine methyltransferase SETD6 isoform X3, with protein MAAPAKRARVGGCPSVAAPCPAPRVARAPLPASGPGRGHVTSFSPLAAAGPSGGEPRGDAVAGFLRWCAGVGLELSPKVAVTRQGTVAGYGMVALESVQPGELLFAVPRSALLSPHTCSISGLLERERGALQSLSGWVPLLLALLHELQAPASPWSPYIALWPELGRLEHPMFWPEEERLRLLKGTGVPEAVEKDLVNIRSEYYSIVLPFMEAHSDLFSPAVRSLELYRQLVALVMAYSFQEPLEEDDDEKEPNSPLMDSLRMVATQPIPKGHEIFNTYGQMANWQLIHMYGFAEPYPDNTNDTADIQMVTVRDAALQGTKDETERLLLCERWDFLCKLDMVGEEGAFVIGREEVLTEEELATTLKVLCMSPEEFRAYEERPGWGEEEREEDGLAIINIPKLQESWRQLLRDSILLTLQTYATDLKTEQDLLGNKEVYAQLSWREQQALQVRYGQKMILHHLLELTS; from the exons ATGGCGGCCCCGGCCAAGCGCGCGCGGGTAGGTGGCTGCCCGTCCGTCGCCGCGCCCTGCCCGGCCCCGAGGGTTGCCCGCGCGCCCCTGCCAGCTTCGGGCCCCGGGCGCGGCCACGTCACTTCCTTTTCCCCGCTGGCGGCGGCGGGGCCCAGCGGAGGCGAGCCCAGGGGCGACGCCGTGGCCGGCTTCCTGCGCTGGTGCGCCGGAGTGGGGCTGGAGCTGAGTCCCAAAGTGGCGGTGACCCGGCAGGGCACGGTGGCCGGCTACGGCATGGTGGCGCTGGAGAGCGTGCAGCCCGGGGAGCTGCTGTTCGCCGTGCCGCGCTCCGCGCTCCTGTCTCCCCACACCTGTTCCATCAGCGGCCTGCTGGAGCGAG AGCGAGGCGCCCTGCAGAGCCTGTCGGGGTGGGTGCCGCTGCTGCTGGCGCTGCTCCACGAGCTGCAGGCCCCAGCCTCACCCTGGAGCCCCTACATCGCGCTCTGGCCGGAGCTGGGACGTTTGGAGCATCCCATGTTTTG GCCAGAGGAGGAGCGGCTGCGCCTTCTAAAGGGTACCGGTGTTCCGGAGGCGGTGGAGAAGGATTTGGTGAACATCCGTAGCGAATACTATTCCATCGTCCTACCCTTCATGGAGGCTCATTCGGATCTCTTCAGCCCCGCCGTTCGCTCCCTGGAACTCTATCGCCAGCTCGTGGCCCTTGTGATGGCTTATAG CTTTCAAGAACCTCtggaggaagatgatgatgaaaAGGAGCCCAACTCCCCCTTGATG GATTCTCTCCGGATGGTAGCTACTCAGCCCATTCCTAAAGGTCATGAAATCTTCAACACATACGGGCAGATGGCTAACTGGCAACTGATTCATATGTATGGTTTTGCTGAGCCCTACCCTGACAACACAAATGACACAGCTGACATTCAGATGGTGACAGTCCGAGATGCTGCGCTGCAGG GAACAAAGGATGAAACTGAAAGGCTGCTCTTGTGTGAACGCTGGGATTTCTTGTGCAAACTCGACATGGTAGGTGAAGAAGGAGCCTTTGTAATTGGTCGTGAGGAGGTGCTGACTGAAGAAGAGCTAGCCACCACACTCAAG GTACTGTGCATGTCTCCTGAGGAGTTTAGAGCCTATGAAGAGCGGCCTGgctggggagaggaagaaagggaagaggacggCTTGGCCATCATAAATATTCCCAAGCTCCAAGAGTCATGGAGACAGCTCCTTCGAGACAGCATTCTGTTGACCCTACAGACCTATGCCACAGACTTAAAAACTGAGCAAGATTTACTTGGTAATAAGGAGGTCTATGCCCAGCTCAGCTGGCGGGAACAGCAAGCCTTACAGGTCAGATATGGTCAGAAGATGATCTTACATCACTTGTTGGAACTCACAAGTTAA
- the Setd6 gene encoding N-lysine methyltransferase SETD6 isoform X1 produces the protein MAAPAKRARVGGCPSVAAPCPAPRVARAPLPASGPGRGHVTSFSPLAAAGPSGGEPRGDAVAGFLRWCAGVGLELSPKVAVTRQGTVAGYGMVALESVQPGELLFAVPRSALLSPHTCSISGLLERERGALQSLSGWVPLLLALLHELQAPASPWSPYIALWPELGRLEHPMFWPEEERLRLLKGTGVPEAVEKDLVNIRSEYYSIVLPFMEAHSDLFSPAVRSLELYRQLVALVMAYSFQEPLEEDDDEKEPNSPLMVPAADILNHIANHNANLEYSADSLRMVATQPIPKGHEIFNTYGQMANWQLIHMYGFAEPYPDNTNDTADIQMVTVRDAALQGTKDETERLLLCERWDFLCKLDMVGEEGAFVIGREEVLTEEELATTLKVLCMSPEEFRAYEERPGWGEEEREEDGLAIINIPKLQESWRQLLRDSILLTLQTYATDLKTEQDLLGNKEVYAQLSWREQQALQVRYGQKMILHHLLELTS, from the exons ATGGCGGCCCCGGCCAAGCGCGCGCGGGTAGGTGGCTGCCCGTCCGTCGCCGCGCCCTGCCCGGCCCCGAGGGTTGCCCGCGCGCCCCTGCCAGCTTCGGGCCCCGGGCGCGGCCACGTCACTTCCTTTTCCCCGCTGGCGGCGGCGGGGCCCAGCGGAGGCGAGCCCAGGGGCGACGCCGTGGCCGGCTTCCTGCGCTGGTGCGCCGGAGTGGGGCTGGAGCTGAGTCCCAAAGTGGCGGTGACCCGGCAGGGCACGGTGGCCGGCTACGGCATGGTGGCGCTGGAGAGCGTGCAGCCCGGGGAGCTGCTGTTCGCCGTGCCGCGCTCCGCGCTCCTGTCTCCCCACACCTGTTCCATCAGCGGCCTGCTGGAGCGAG AGCGAGGCGCCCTGCAGAGCCTGTCGGGGTGGGTGCCGCTGCTGCTGGCGCTGCTCCACGAGCTGCAGGCCCCAGCCTCACCCTGGAGCCCCTACATCGCGCTCTGGCCGGAGCTGGGACGTTTGGAGCATCCCATGTTTTG GCCAGAGGAGGAGCGGCTGCGCCTTCTAAAGGGTACCGGTGTTCCGGAGGCGGTGGAGAAGGATTTGGTGAACATCCGTAGCGAATACTATTCCATCGTCCTACCCTTCATGGAGGCTCATTCGGATCTCTTCAGCCCCGCCGTTCGCTCCCTGGAACTCTATCGCCAGCTCGTGGCCCTTGTGATGGCTTATAG CTTTCAAGAACCTCtggaggaagatgatgatgaaaAGGAGCCCAACTCCCCCTTGATGGTGCCTGCTGCAGACATACTAAACCACATAGCCAATCATAATGCCAATCTAGAGTACTCTGCA GATTCTCTCCGGATGGTAGCTACTCAGCCCATTCCTAAAGGTCATGAAATCTTCAACACATACGGGCAGATGGCTAACTGGCAACTGATTCATATGTATGGTTTTGCTGAGCCCTACCCTGACAACACAAATGACACAGCTGACATTCAGATGGTGACAGTCCGAGATGCTGCGCTGCAGG GAACAAAGGATGAAACTGAAAGGCTGCTCTTGTGTGAACGCTGGGATTTCTTGTGCAAACTCGACATGGTAGGTGAAGAAGGAGCCTTTGTAATTGGTCGTGAGGAGGTGCTGACTGAAGAAGAGCTAGCCACCACACTCAAG GTACTGTGCATGTCTCCTGAGGAGTTTAGAGCCTATGAAGAGCGGCCTGgctggggagaggaagaaagggaagaggacggCTTGGCCATCATAAATATTCCCAAGCTCCAAGAGTCATGGAGACAGCTCCTTCGAGACAGCATTCTGTTGACCCTACAGACCTATGCCACAGACTTAAAAACTGAGCAAGATTTACTTGGTAATAAGGAGGTCTATGCCCAGCTCAGCTGGCGGGAACAGCAAGCCTTACAGGTCAGATATGGTCAGAAGATGATCTTACATCACTTGTTGGAACTCACAAGTTAA
- the Setd6 gene encoding N-lysine methyltransferase SETD6 isoform X4 yields the protein MAAPAKRARVGGCPSVAAPCPAPRVARAPLPASGPGRGHVTSFSPLAAAGPSGGEPRGDAVAGFLRWCAGVGLELSPKVAVTRQGTVAGYGMVALESVQPGELLFAVPRSALLSPHTCSISGLLERERGALQSLSGWVPLLLALLHELQAPASPWSPYIALWPELGRLEHPMFWPEEERLRLLKGTGVPEAVEKDLVNIRSEYYSIVLPFMEAHSDLFSPAVRSLELYRQLVALVMAYSFQEPLEEDDDEKEPNSPLMVPAADILNHIANHNANLEYSADSLRMVATQPIPKGHEIFNTYGQMANWQLIHMYGFAEPYPDNTNDTADIQMVTVRDAALQGTKDETERLLLCERWDFLCKLDMVGEEGAFVIGREEVLTEEELATTLKVEGCQGTVHVS from the exons ATGGCGGCCCCGGCCAAGCGCGCGCGGGTAGGTGGCTGCCCGTCCGTCGCCGCGCCCTGCCCGGCCCCGAGGGTTGCCCGCGCGCCCCTGCCAGCTTCGGGCCCCGGGCGCGGCCACGTCACTTCCTTTTCCCCGCTGGCGGCGGCGGGGCCCAGCGGAGGCGAGCCCAGGGGCGACGCCGTGGCCGGCTTCCTGCGCTGGTGCGCCGGAGTGGGGCTGGAGCTGAGTCCCAAAGTGGCGGTGACCCGGCAGGGCACGGTGGCCGGCTACGGCATGGTGGCGCTGGAGAGCGTGCAGCCCGGGGAGCTGCTGTTCGCCGTGCCGCGCTCCGCGCTCCTGTCTCCCCACACCTGTTCCATCAGCGGCCTGCTGGAGCGAG AGCGAGGCGCCCTGCAGAGCCTGTCGGGGTGGGTGCCGCTGCTGCTGGCGCTGCTCCACGAGCTGCAGGCCCCAGCCTCACCCTGGAGCCCCTACATCGCGCTCTGGCCGGAGCTGGGACGTTTGGAGCATCCCATGTTTTG GCCAGAGGAGGAGCGGCTGCGCCTTCTAAAGGGTACCGGTGTTCCGGAGGCGGTGGAGAAGGATTTGGTGAACATCCGTAGCGAATACTATTCCATCGTCCTACCCTTCATGGAGGCTCATTCGGATCTCTTCAGCCCCGCCGTTCGCTCCCTGGAACTCTATCGCCAGCTCGTGGCCCTTGTGATGGCTTATAG CTTTCAAGAACCTCtggaggaagatgatgatgaaaAGGAGCCCAACTCCCCCTTGATGGTGCCTGCTGCAGACATACTAAACCACATAGCCAATCATAATGCCAATCTAGAGTACTCTGCA GATTCTCTCCGGATGGTAGCTACTCAGCCCATTCCTAAAGGTCATGAAATCTTCAACACATACGGGCAGATGGCTAACTGGCAACTGATTCATATGTATGGTTTTGCTGAGCCCTACCCTGACAACACAAATGACACAGCTGACATTCAGATGGTGACAGTCCGAGATGCTGCGCTGCAGG GAACAAAGGATGAAACTGAAAGGCTGCTCTTGTGTGAACGCTGGGATTTCTTGTGCAAACTCGACATGGTAGGTGAAGAAGGAGCCTTTGTAATTGGTCGTGAGGAGGTGCTGACTGAAGAAGAGCTAGCCACCACACTCAAGGTAGAGGGATGCCAGG GTACTGTGCATGTCTCCTGA